From a region of the Arachis ipaensis cultivar K30076 chromosome B09, Araip1.1, whole genome shotgun sequence genome:
- the LOC107619753 gene encoding uncharacterized protein LOC107619753 isoform X2 has translation MKKKKIEPYQEEQQHQHHKQEQEELEILKAVAQSWYSHSGSSKPMSEFDARRRNFKVKPSRFKLEAMRDTGSSSSSSSSSSSSPCYWNFQQSLWDSYELCDSVKRIEMGLDLDNNPFGYLCGSIQSQRSRKPESKNNLRNLFSHFSSRRFNATKNDENVN, from the exons atgaagaagaagaagatagagcctTATCAGGAAGAACAACAGCACCAGCACcacaaacaagaacaagaagagtTGGAAATATTGAAAGCAGTGGCACAATCCTGGTACAGCCACTCAGGAAGCTCTAAACCTATGAGTGAGTTTGATGCACGCAGAAGAAACTTCAAAGTGAAGCCTTCAAGGTTCAAGCTAGAAGCAATGAGGGAcacaggttcttcttcttcttcttcttcttcttcctcttcttcaccttgttACTGGAATTTTCAGCAGTCACTTTGGGATTCATATGAACTTTGTGACAGTGTCAAGAGGATTGAAATGGGGTTGGATTTAGATAATAACCCTTTTGGTTACTTATGTGGTTCGATTCAAAGCCAACGGAGTCGAAAGCCGGAGAGTAAGAATAACCTCAGAAACCTGTTCTCTCATTTTTCTTCTAGGCGGTTTAATGC TACCAAGAATGATGAAAATGTTAATTAA
- the LOC107619753 gene encoding uncharacterized protein LOC107619753 isoform X1, giving the protein MKKKKIEPYQEEQQHQHHKQEQEELEILKAVAQSWYSHSGSSKPMSEFDARRRNFKVKPSRFKLEAMRDTGSSSSSSSSSSSSPCYWNFQQSLWDSYELCDSVKRIEMGLDLDNNPFGYLCGSIQSQRSRKPESKNNLRNLFSHFSSRRFNAAKVPQENDT; this is encoded by the coding sequence atgaagaagaagaagatagagcctTATCAGGAAGAACAACAGCACCAGCACcacaaacaagaacaagaagagtTGGAAATATTGAAAGCAGTGGCACAATCCTGGTACAGCCACTCAGGAAGCTCTAAACCTATGAGTGAGTTTGATGCACGCAGAAGAAACTTCAAAGTGAAGCCTTCAAGGTTCAAGCTAGAAGCAATGAGGGAcacaggttcttcttcttcttcttcttcttcttcctcttcttcaccttgttACTGGAATTTTCAGCAGTCACTTTGGGATTCATATGAACTTTGTGACAGTGTCAAGAGGATTGAAATGGGGTTGGATTTAGATAATAACCCTTTTGGTTACTTATGTGGTTCGATTCAAAGCCAACGGAGTCGAAAGCCGGAGAGTAAGAATAACCTCAGAAACCTGTTCTCTCATTTTTCTTCTAGGCGGTTTAATGCTGCCAAAGTTCCACAGGAAAACGATACATGA
- the LOC107618494 gene encoding pentatricopeptide repeat-containing protein At3g48250, chloroplastic: MMNRLKPIARSLRLRFLELPLATRLIATRSLQHSLNQVTRSSFSASSTAAPTVSSLSYHHSCNFRFPSIHHRFFFSSKPSSILELVSANDWSQGLELELDKCSPSLTHETVLYILRRLDKNPQKASCFFSWVSEKQWFIPSSSVYSLIVRILANKETMKQFWVTLRMMKEKGFFLDEETYVTISMRFKKEKMDSDCVALNHFYHRMLEENAMQGLVKKVVGVVSASKWGDEVANGLEKLNIQLSDNFVIRVLKELRTQPSKAFEFFHWAGKQFGFEHNTITYNAIARVLARTDSVEEFWNILEEMKSVGHELDIDTYVKISRQFRKSRMVENSVKLYELMMDSSYKPSVQDCVILLKSISECDFPDLNLVFRVAKKYESTGHTLSKAIYDSIHRSLTSLGKFSEAEKIVHTMRNAGYEPDNITYSQLVFGLCKTRRLEEACKVLDEMESCGCIPDIKTWTILIKGHCDAKEVDKALLCFSKMVKKGCDVDADLLDFLVDGFLGQERVEGAYKLLVEVVSTYRISPWQATYKNLIERLLGVGKLENAFDLLRLMKTHNYPPYTEPFVSYISKFGTVEDAAEFLKALSMKKYPSVASYLHVFESFFREGRLYEAKDLLYKCPHHIRQDSKIAELFSSNKSHAATN; encoded by the coding sequence ATGATGAATCGGCTAAAGCCAATTGCTCGTTCTCTGCGACTTCGATTCCTCGAATTGCCTCTCGCCACACGACTCATTGCAACTCGGTCACTCCAACACTCTCTGAACCAAGTGACTCGCTCCTCTTTCAGCGCTAGTTCTACTGCTGCACCTACGGTTTCTTCCCTTTCGTATCATCACTCTTGCAATTTTCGCTTTCCAAGCATTCATCACAGATTCTTCTTTTCTTCGAAACCTAGCTCAATTTTGGAGCTTGTTTCGGCCAACGATTGGTCCCAAGGGTTAGAGCTAGAGTTGGACAAGTGTTCCCCCTCTCTGACACATGAAACTGTTCTCTATATTTTGAGGAGGTTGGATAAAAATCCCCAAAAAGCTTCGTGCTTTTTTAGTTGGGTCAGTGAGAAACAATGGTTTATACCAAGTTCATCCGTGTATAGCTTGATTGTTAGAATTTTGGCCAATAAGGAGACCATGAAACAGTTTTGGGTTACTCTAAGGATGATGAAGGAAAAGGGGTTTTTTCTCGATGAAGAAACTTATGTGACGATTTCAATGCGTTTTAAGAAGGAAAAAATGGACTCTGATTGTGTTGCTTTGAACCACTTCTATCATCGGATGCTGGAGGAAAATGCAATGCAAGGTCTTGTCAAGAAGGTGGTTGGGGTTGTTTCGGCATCAAAGTGGGGAGATGAGGTTGCGAACGGATTGGAGAAGCTTAACATTCAGCTGTCGGATAACTTTGTGATAAGGGTTTTGAAGGAGCTTCGAACTCAGCCTTCCAAGGCTTTTGAGTTCTTCCATTGGGCTGGGAAGCAATTTGGTTTTGAGCATAATACTATTACATACAATGCAATTGCAAGGGTTCTAGCTAGGACTGATTCGGTTGAGGAGTTTTGGAATATTCTTGAGGAGATGAAGAGTGTTGGTCATGAATTGGATATCGATACTTATGTGAAGATATCGAGGCAGTTTCGAAAGAGTAGGATGGTGGAGAATTCGGTGAAGCTTTATGAGCTTATGATGGATAGCTCATACAAACCATCAGTGCAGGATTGTGTTATCCTTTTGAAGAGCATATCTGAATGTGATTTTCCGGATCTCAATTTAGTTTTCAGAGTAGCTAAGAAATATGAGTCAACTGGGCACACACTATCCAAGGCAATCTATGATTCCATCCATAGGTCTTTGACAAGCTTAGGGAAATTCAGTGAAGCTGAAAAAATTGTTCACACAATGAGAAATGCTGGTTATGAGCCTGATAATATCACCTACAGTCAATTAGTGTTTGGACTTTGTAAGACAAGGAGGCTTGAAGAAGCATGTAAGGTGTTGGATGAGATGGAATCTTGTGGATGTATCCCTGATATCAAGACATGGACCATCTTAATCAAAGGGCATTGTGATGCCAAAGAAGTAGATAAGGCATTGCTTTGTTTTTCTAAGATGGTCAAAAAGGGCTGTGATGTTGACGCTGACTTATTGGATTTTTTGGTTGATGGCTTTCTTGGTCAGGAAAGGGTGGAAGGTGCTTACAAGTTGCTTGTAGAGGTTGTTAGCACGTATCGTATATCGCCATGGCAAGCCACATATAAGAATCTGATTGAAAGATTGTTAGGAGTTGGGAAGCTTGAGAATGCATTTGACCTTCTTCGTCTAATGAAGACACACAACTACCCTCCATACACTGAACCCTTTGTTTCCTATATTTCCAAGTTTGGGACAGTAGAAGATGCTGCAGAATTTCTTAAGGCACTGAGTATGAAAAAATACCCATCTGTTGCATCTTACCTTCATGTTTTTGAATCCTTCTTCCGAGAAGGTAGACTCTATGAGGCCAAAGATCTGTTGTACAAGTGTCCTCATCATATTCGTCAGGACAGTAAAATTGCTGAGCTTTTTAGTTCAAACAAGAGTCATGCAGCCACTAATTGA